The Flavobacterium sp. HJ-32-4 genome contains a region encoding:
- a CDS encoding SPFH domain-containing protein, translated as MIPFLMSYGWLLLILIGIVLYKFVLRIFFGMVIVPEDRIGLVTKKFVLFGAAKSLPDGRIIATRGEAGFQAKTLAPGLYWGKWIWQYSVEMTPFTIIPEGRIGLVMARDGMEIPTGRILARKVDCDNFQDATAFLENGGQKGRQTAFITTGSYRINTYLFEVIIEYQVKIDENMVGIVTALDGEPIPIGQIAGRYVEGHNNFQDFDQFLRNGGNRGLQPQVILAGSYYINTWGIQIEQNPMTDVPIGYVGVVISYIGEDGQDVTGESFKHGNIVSKGQRGVWMEPLGPGKYALNKYTTKLEPVPTTNLVLNWANARSESHDLDKNLSTITVRSKDGFPFNLDVAQIIHVPANEAPKVIARFGSMTNLVSQVLEPTIGNYFRNSAQDSDVISFLSTRKERQESAKVHIKTVLDEYNVNAVDTLIGDIVPPDSLMKTLTDRKIAEEEQKTYQTQKLAQEQRQGVEKETAIADMQKEIVRASQSVEIAQRTADATVKKAEGDATSLKLAVNAEAEAMKMRASAEAEATKAKAGAQAEATKMTAGAEAERISKTGLAEAEKIMAIGKSTAEAYELQVRAMGGDNFTRYKITEEIAKGNIKVIPDVLISGNGGSDGPISGLLGMKLMEMMDAEKKNQPES; from the coding sequence ATGATACCATTTTTAATGTCCTACGGGTGGCTGCTGCTAATCCTGATAGGGATTGTTTTGTACAAATTTGTCCTGAGGATTTTCTTCGGGATGGTAATCGTTCCAGAAGACCGTATCGGACTGGTGACGAAGAAGTTCGTATTGTTCGGTGCCGCCAAATCCCTACCGGACGGGCGCATCATCGCTACCCGTGGCGAAGCGGGTTTCCAGGCGAAGACACTGGCGCCGGGACTTTACTGGGGCAAGTGGATTTGGCAGTATTCGGTTGAAATGACACCGTTTACCATCATTCCCGAAGGTCGAATCGGACTGGTCATGGCTCGCGACGGTATGGAAATCCCGACGGGGCGTATCCTCGCGCGGAAAGTCGACTGCGACAACTTCCAGGATGCCACCGCCTTCCTTGAAAACGGAGGGCAGAAAGGTCGGCAGACCGCGTTCATCACAACCGGATCCTATCGTATCAACACCTATCTGTTCGAAGTCATTATCGAATATCAGGTAAAGATTGACGAGAATATGGTGGGTATCGTAACGGCGCTTGACGGCGAACCTATCCCGATTGGACAAATTGCCGGTCGCTATGTCGAAGGTCACAACAACTTCCAGGATTTCGACCAGTTTTTGAGAAATGGCGGCAACCGGGGTCTGCAACCGCAGGTAATACTCGCCGGTTCCTATTATATCAATACCTGGGGCATCCAGATCGAGCAGAATCCGATGACAGATGTGCCGATTGGTTATGTGGGCGTCGTCATCTCCTACATAGGCGAAGATGGCCAGGACGTAACAGGCGAATCGTTCAAACACGGCAACATTGTGTCGAAAGGCCAACGCGGTGTCTGGATGGAGCCACTGGGTCCGGGAAAATATGCGCTCAACAAATACACGACCAAATTGGAACCCGTTCCGACCACCAATCTCGTGCTCAACTGGGCGAACGCCAGAAGCGAGTCGCACGACCTCGATAAGAACCTGTCGACGATCACCGTCCGCTCAAAAGACGGATTCCCGTTCAATCTTGACGTGGCACAGATCATCCACGTGCCCGCGAACGAGGCGCCGAAAGTCATTGCGCGTTTCGGTAGCATGACGAACCTGGTGTCGCAGGTGCTGGAACCGACAATCGGTAACTACTTCCGGAACTCGGCGCAGGACAGCGATGTGATTTCGTTCCTCAGTACACGTAAAGAACGCCAGGAATCGGCTAAAGTCCATATCAAAACCGTACTCGACGAATACAATGTCAATGCCGTCGATACCCTGATTGGGGACATCGTGCCACCGGATTCCCTCATGAAAACGCTGACCGACCGGAAGATCGCGGAGGAAGAGCAAAAGACCTACCAGACACAGAAGCTCGCTCAGGAACAGCGTCAGGGCGTGGAGAAAGAAACGGCTATTGCCGATATGCAGAAGGAAATCGTACGGGCCTCCCAAAGCGTTGAAATCGCACAACGGACGGCCGACGCGACCGTTAAGAAAGCCGAAGGTGATGCGACCAGCCTCAAACTCGCCGTAAACGCAGAAGCGGAAGCCATGAAAATGCGTGCCAGTGCCGAGGCCGAAGCTACAAAGGCAAAAGCAGGTGCCCAGGCGGAAGCCACCAAGATGACGGCCGGCGCTGAAGCCGAACGCATCTCGAAAACGGGTCTGGCGGAAGCCGAGAAAATCATGGCGATCGGTAAATCAACCGCGGAAGCGTATGAGCTACAAGTCAGGGCCATGGGCGGCGACAACTTTACCCGTTACAAAATCACGGAAGAGATCGCCAAAGGCAATATCAAGGTAATACCGGATGTGCTGATCTCAGGCAACGGCGGCAGCGACGGACCGATTAGCGGATTGCTGGGCATGAAGCTGATGGAGATGATGGACGCCGAGAAAAAAAACCAACCGGAATCCTAA
- a CDS encoding DUF5362 family protein, with protein sequence MENSSFDNFDVQLNEAGRSFLRVTGKWALFLSIIGFIGVGFFLLAALAMFSMGSFGGGLFGGVGGAVIGAVYVVFAAIFFFPLFYLFQFSSRIKRAFEENDSVVLNDALGSLKTHYKLAGIFTIVFIALYIVLIFIMVGAGISGAM encoded by the coding sequence ATGGAAAACAGTTCCTTTGATAATTTTGACGTACAATTGAACGAGGCAGGTCGTTCCTTCCTTCGTGTCACCGGTAAATGGGCGTTGTTCCTCAGCATCATTGGTTTTATTGGTGTTGGGTTTTTCCTGTTAGCTGCACTGGCCATGTTTTCCATGGGTAGTTTCGGCGGCGGGCTTTTTGGCGGCGTGGGCGGGGCAGTAATTGGGGCGGTTTACGTTGTCTTTGCTGCGATTTTCTTTTTCCCACTTTTTTATCTGTTCCAATTCTCCAGTCGTATCAAACGAGCCTTCGAGGAAAATGATAGCGTGGTGCTGAACGATGCGCTTGGATCGCTCAAAACCCACTATAAGCTGGCAGGCATATTTACCATTGTTTTTATTGCCCTTTACATTGTATTAATTTTCATTATGGTCGGGGCAGGTATCTCCGGTGCCATGTAA
- the rocD gene encoding ornithine--oxo-acid transaminase, whose protein sequence is MSVLQQTLSETLIELEERHGAHNYHPLPVVLSKGQGVFVWDVEGKRYYDFLSAYSAVNQGHCHPRIIEALVNQAQQLTLTSRAFYNDKLGVYEKFLTSYFGFDKMLPMNTGAEAVETAIKICRKWAYEKKGIAEQQAKIIVCEGNFHGRTTTIISFSNDANARRNFGPYTEGFIRIPYDDIPALEQALASGNVAGFLVEPIQGEAGVYVPSEGYLAAAKALCEKYGALFIADEVQTGIARTGRRIACDHENVRPDLLVLGKAVSGGVYPVSAVLADDAIMDVIKPGQHGSTFGGNPLAAAVAMAALTVVEDEKLADNAERLGRLFRAKLNDYIANSKICSLVRGKGLLNAVVINDSEDGDTAWNICLKMAENGLLAKPTHGNIIRFAPPLVMTEEQLLECVGIITDTLRLFEN, encoded by the coding sequence ATGTCAGTCCTCCAACAGACCCTCTCAGAAACCCTCATTGAATTAGAAGAGCGCCACGGTGCCCACAATTACCATCCCTTACCGGTAGTGCTTTCGAAGGGACAGGGTGTGTTTGTATGGGATGTGGAAGGAAAACGGTATTACGATTTTCTATCGGCCTATTCCGCAGTCAACCAGGGGCATTGTCATCCGCGGATTATTGAAGCGCTCGTCAACCAGGCGCAGCAACTGACACTTACCTCTCGTGCCTTCTATAACGATAAATTGGGGGTATACGAGAAGTTTCTCACGTCCTATTTCGGTTTTGATAAGATGCTCCCGATGAATACGGGCGCAGAAGCAGTAGAGACGGCCATCAAGATCTGCCGTAAATGGGCCTATGAGAAGAAAGGAATAGCCGAACAACAGGCGAAGATCATCGTTTGTGAAGGAAACTTCCACGGACGCACCACGACCATCATTTCGTTTTCAAATGACGCCAATGCCCGTCGCAATTTTGGTCCCTATACAGAAGGTTTCATCCGGATTCCGTATGACGACATTCCTGCCCTCGAACAGGCACTCGCCTCGGGCAACGTCGCCGGCTTCCTGGTAGAGCCCATTCAGGGAGAAGCGGGTGTATACGTACCATCGGAAGGTTATCTTGCCGCGGCAAAAGCATTGTGCGAAAAATACGGGGCACTTTTCATTGCGGATGAAGTGCAAACCGGCATCGCACGCACCGGACGCCGTATCGCCTGCGACCATGAAAACGTGCGTCCCGACCTATTGGTGTTGGGCAAAGCGGTCTCAGGTGGCGTGTATCCGGTGTCAGCCGTTCTCGCCGACGATGCTATCATGGACGTCATCAAACCAGGGCAGCACGGTTCGACCTTTGGGGGCAATCCGCTTGCCGCCGCCGTCGCCATGGCAGCCTTGACAGTAGTCGAAGACGAGAAACTGGCGGATAATGCCGAACGTCTCGGGCGTCTTTTCCGTGCGAAACTGAACGACTATATTGCCAATAGTAAAATTTGCAGCCTGGTAAGGGGCAAAGGATTACTCAACGCCGTCGTCATTAACGATTCAGAAGACGGCGATACCGCCTGGAATATCTGCCTGAAAATGGCCGAGAACGGACTGTTGGCTAAACCCACGCATGGCAACATCATCCGGTTTGCGCCTCCTTTGGTCATGACCGAAGAGCAGTTGTTGGAATGCGTCGGCATCATCACCGACACCCTCCGTCTTTTTGAAAACTAG
- the lpdA gene encoding dihydrolipoyl dehydrogenase encodes MKYDVIVLGSGPGGYVTAIRASQLGFKTAVVEKESLGGVCLNWGCIPTKALLKSAQVFDYLKHASDYGLKVNDFDKDFGAVISRSRNVADGMSKGVTFLMKKNKIDVIEGSGKVKPGKKVGVTKDGKETEYSADHIIIATGARSRELPNLPQDGKKVIGYRQAMTLPEQPKSMIVVGSGAIGVEFAHFYNAMGTQVTIVEYLPNIVPLEDEDISKQFERSLKKAGITIMTNASVEKVDTSGAGVKATVKTAKGEEVLEADIVLSAVGIKTNIENIGLEEVGIKTDRDKITVDEFYRTNVPGYYAIGDVVPGPALAHVASAEGITCVEKIKGLHVDPIDYGNIPGCTYATPEIASVGLTEKQAKEKGYELKVGKFPFSASGKAKAGGTPDGFVKVIFDAKYGEWLGCHMIGAGVTDMIAEAVVARKLETTGHEIIKSIHPHPTMSEAIMEAAADAYGEVIHL; translated from the coding sequence ATGAAATACGATGTAATTGTTTTAGGAAGTGGCCCTGGCGGCTATGTAACGGCAATCCGCGCCTCGCAACTGGGCTTTAAGACCGCTGTGGTCGAGAAAGAAAGCCTGGGCGGCGTTTGCCTTAACTGGGGCTGTATACCGACAAAGGCGTTGCTGAAGTCGGCACAGGTGTTCGATTACCTGAAGCACGCGTCCGACTACGGACTTAAGGTGAACGATTTCGACAAAGACTTCGGCGCGGTCATTTCGCGCTCCCGAAACGTAGCCGATGGCATGAGCAAAGGCGTGACGTTTTTGATGAAAAAGAATAAGATCGATGTCATCGAAGGAAGCGGGAAAGTCAAGCCGGGGAAAAAAGTCGGCGTGACCAAAGACGGAAAAGAAACCGAATACTCGGCTGACCATATCATCATTGCCACCGGAGCCCGTTCACGCGAACTTCCGAACCTGCCACAGGACGGGAAGAAAGTGATTGGATACCGCCAGGCGATGACACTGCCGGAACAACCGAAATCGATGATCGTAGTGGGATCCGGCGCCATCGGTGTCGAATTCGCCCACTTCTACAATGCAATGGGCACCCAGGTTACCATTGTCGAATACCTGCCGAACATCGTTCCGTTGGAAGATGAGGATATCTCGAAGCAATTCGAGCGCTCGCTGAAAAAAGCGGGTATCACCATCATGACGAATGCGTCGGTAGAGAAAGTCGATACCAGCGGTGCCGGCGTGAAAGCCACCGTCAAAACAGCGAAAGGCGAAGAAGTGCTGGAAGCCGATATCGTATTGTCGGCCGTGGGTATCAAAACCAACATCGAAAATATCGGGCTTGAGGAAGTCGGCATCAAAACCGATCGCGATAAAATCACCGTAGACGAGTTCTACCGCACCAACGTGCCAGGCTACTACGCCATTGGCGATGTCGTGCCGGGACCTGCCCTTGCCCACGTGGCCTCTGCGGAAGGTATTACCTGCGTAGAGAAAATCAAAGGCCTGCATGTAGATCCGATCGACTATGGCAATATCCCAGGCTGTACGTATGCTACGCCGGAAATCGCTTCGGTTGGACTCACCGAAAAACAGGCGAAGGAAAAAGGATACGAGTTGAAAGTCGGTAAGTTCCCGTTCTCTGCTTCCGGAAAAGCGAAAGCGGGCGGCACGCCCGATGGTTTCGTGAAAGTCATCTTCGATGCCAAATACGGCGAATGGCTGGGTTGCCACATGATTGGTGCCGGCGTAACCGATATGATCGCGGAAGCGGTTGTCGCACGGAAACTGGAAACGACCGGACACGAGATCATCAAGTCGATCCACCCGCACCCTACGATGAGCGAAGCCATCATGGAGGCGGCTGCCGATGCGTACGGTGAGGTTATCCACCTGTAA
- a CDS encoding alpha-amylase family glycosyl hydrolase, with amino-acid sequence MKRLVLAGMTLCLLACQQKTENGSAPESDYTPKEYVQVKHPEWAQAATIYEVNVRQYTKEGTFRAFESHLPRLKKMGIDIIWLMPVHPIGVEKRKGTLGSYYSIIDFYGVNPEFGTKEDFKHLVKAVHDKGMHLIIDWVANHSSWDNPLAKEHPDWYTKTPEGHFQPTPWYDWDDVIDFDYDNAGLRKYMTDVMVYWVRDMGIDGFRCDTAGFVPVDFWDNVRARLDAIKPVFMLGEWESRDLHAKAFDMTYAWSLWDKMVAVTRDGKPVGGIVEYLAHDVSTFPRDAYRMTFTDNHDKNSWEGNPYKNFGEALDAAIVLTGTVNGMPLVYSGQEAGLDRSLAFFEKDEITWKDDPHAALFRTLFDLKHRNKALWNGKAGGVMIRIFNNKPDQVISFSRTSGNDQVISIINFSKLPAEVTLDSNYQKGSYKELFSGATVELKGDDVFSLPAWGYKVLVKP; translated from the coding sequence ATGAAGAGACTTGTACTGGCGGGCATGACCCTCTGCCTTCTGGCATGCCAACAGAAAACGGAAAACGGAAGCGCTCCGGAATCCGACTACACACCCAAAGAATATGTGCAGGTAAAGCACCCTGAATGGGCGCAGGCCGCCACTATTTATGAGGTTAATGTCCGGCAGTATACAAAAGAAGGAACGTTCCGCGCGTTCGAGTCGCACCTGCCCCGACTCAAGAAAATGGGAATTGATATCATCTGGCTGATGCCGGTACATCCGATTGGGGTAGAGAAACGAAAGGGAACGCTGGGAAGTTATTACTCCATCATTGATTTCTATGGCGTTAACCCCGAATTTGGCACCAAAGAGGATTTCAAACATCTGGTCAAAGCCGTTCATGACAAGGGGATGCACCTGATCATTGACTGGGTGGCCAACCATTCCTCCTGGGACAATCCGCTGGCAAAAGAGCATCCGGATTGGTATACAAAGACCCCGGAAGGGCATTTCCAGCCTACTCCCTGGTACGACTGGGACGATGTGATCGACTTCGATTACGACAATGCCGGTTTACGCAAGTATATGACCGACGTAATGGTATACTGGGTGCGCGATATGGGAATCGACGGTTTCCGATGCGATACGGCCGGATTCGTGCCGGTTGATTTCTGGGACAACGTCCGGGCGCGGCTTGATGCCATAAAACCCGTTTTTATGTTGGGTGAATGGGAATCCCGTGACCTTCATGCGAAGGCTTTCGATATGACCTATGCCTGGTCACTGTGGGATAAAATGGTGGCCGTCACCCGCGACGGAAAGCCCGTCGGTGGGATTGTCGAGTATCTGGCCCATGACGTCAGCACCTTCCCTCGGGATGCTTATCGGATGACGTTTACGGACAACCACGACAAGAATTCATGGGAGGGCAATCCGTATAAGAATTTCGGGGAGGCGCTGGATGCCGCGATCGTACTGACGGGAACGGTAAACGGTATGCCGTTGGTGTATAGCGGACAGGAAGCCGGACTCGACCGCTCGCTTGCCTTTTTTGAAAAGGATGAAATCACATGGAAAGACGATCCGCATGCTGCACTCTTCCGCACGCTTTTCGACCTGAAACATCGCAATAAAGCCTTATGGAACGGGAAAGCCGGCGGTGTCATGATCCGGATTTTCAACAACAAACCCGACCAGGTGATCTCGTTCTCACGTACATCCGGCAACGATCAGGTGATCTCCATCATCAATTTCAGCAAACTGCCGGCGGAGGTGACACTTGATTCGAACTACCAGAAAGGCTCGTATAAAGAACTGTTCTCGGGCGCGACCGTTGAACTCAAAGGAGACGATGTGTTCTCGCTTCCGGCGTGGGGTTATAAAGTGCTGGTCAAACCATAA
- a CDS encoding porin family protein, giving the protein MKRFLFSLVVAAVASSVSAQGKGKLELGLQLGGNQSTVSNNNYSEDPSYSFNVGASAEYYFSNEWGLKVRAIYDRKGFDEGYYRWVDDNIYLADFNLDYLTIPVTAVWHFGDDNAWFLDFGLYYATLLRGRETSHDADLKDDFRTSDAGVAFGIGYKFPVSDRLRMFVQLDGQGGFTDIYKGEGDVQTSRLALNVGCNFLLF; this is encoded by the coding sequence ATGAAAAGATTCTTATTCTCGTTGGTGGTAGCGGCTGTCGCCTCTTCGGTATCGGCCCAGGGTAAAGGCAAACTCGAACTCGGTCTGCAGTTGGGTGGGAACCAGTCAACGGTTTCCAATAACAATTATTCGGAAGATCCCAGTTATTCTTTTAACGTAGGTGCCTCGGCTGAGTACTATTTTTCTAATGAATGGGGGCTGAAGGTACGGGCTATCTATGATCGTAAAGGATTTGATGAAGGTTATTACCGCTGGGTTGATGACAACATTTACCTTGCTGATTTCAATCTCGATTACCTCACGATTCCCGTAACGGCCGTCTGGCATTTTGGGGATGATAATGCCTGGTTCCTCGATTTCGGATTGTATTATGCAACCCTGCTACGCGGTCGCGAAACGAGCCATGATGCCGATTTGAAGGATGATTTCCGAACCTCAGACGCCGGCGTGGCGTTTGGTATCGGGTATAAATTTCCGGTATCGGACCGACTACGGATGTTCGTGCAACTCGACGGACAGGGTGGTTTCACCGATATTTATAAAGGCGAGGGCGATGTACAGACCTCGCGATTGGCACTTAACGTAGGATGTAACTTCCTGCTATTCTAA
- a CDS encoding cysteine desulfurase family protein: MGNVYLDNAATTPLRPEVISEMMTVLSADYGNPSSSHSFGRGARALLERSRKAIAKALNCQASELIFTSGATEANNWILMCAVRDLGIRRIITTRVEHHAVLHAVEQLERNSGIRVDFLKVDVDGRIDLVELETLLADPIPTLVSLMHVNNETGVVLDLQAVGTLCRSHHVLFHSDTVQSVGKTELDLQALPVDFIVASAHKFHGPKGVGFAFVRKGPALHAMFYGGEQEKGLRPGTESVHNVAGMATALTMSLEHLQEEREAICRLKEYAWERLTTQFPGTRQNGADTFYNILNVTLPLPESKTPLLLFALDMKGIAVSRGSACQSGSARPSHVLAEMLDDATLARPSLRISFSHYNTTSDIDALIDALSGV; encoded by the coding sequence ATGGGAAATGTATATCTCGACAATGCGGCGACCACGCCCCTGCGGCCCGAAGTGATTTCGGAAATGATGACAGTTTTATCGGCCGACTACGGCAATCCGTCGTCTTCCCATAGTTTCGGTCGCGGCGCCCGTGCCCTGCTGGAACGTTCCCGAAAAGCCATCGCGAAAGCGCTGAATTGCCAGGCCTCCGAACTGATTTTTACCTCAGGAGCCACCGAAGCGAATAATTGGATACTGATGTGCGCCGTCCGTGATTTGGGCATCCGCCGCATCATCACTACCCGCGTCGAACACCACGCCGTTTTACATGCGGTGGAACAGCTCGAACGAAACAGTGGCATCCGCGTTGACTTTCTGAAGGTAGACGTCGACGGACGTATCGACCTCGTGGAACTTGAGACCTTATTGGCAGATCCGATTCCCACCCTGGTATCGCTGATGCATGTCAACAATGAAACGGGCGTTGTACTCGATCTTCAGGCCGTCGGCACGCTTTGCAGAAGCCACCACGTGCTGTTTCATTCGGATACGGTGCAGTCTGTCGGTAAAACCGAATTGGATTTGCAGGCATTGCCTGTAGATTTTATCGTGGCGAGTGCACACAAGTTTCACGGACCGAAAGGCGTGGGGTTTGCGTTCGTTCGCAAAGGGCCGGCCCTGCACGCGATGTTCTACGGAGGCGAACAGGAAAAAGGACTCCGCCCCGGAACCGAATCCGTTCACAACGTGGCCGGTATGGCGACCGCATTGACGATGAGCCTTGAGCACCTGCAAGAGGAGCGGGAGGCGATATGCCGTCTTAAGGAATATGCCTGGGAACGGCTGACTACACAATTTCCCGGAACCCGGCAGAATGGCGCGGATACGTTTTACAACATCCTCAACGTGACGCTACCCCTTCCGGAGAGTAAGACACCTCTGCTGCTGTTCGCGCTCGACATGAAAGGAATCGCGGTCTCACGGGGAAGTGCCTGTCAATCGGGGAGTGCCCGCCCGTCGCATGTATTGGCCGAGATGTTGGACGATGCTACCTTGGCGCGCCCCAGTTTACGGATTTCCTTTAGTCACTACAATACCACGTCGGATATCGATGCGCTTATCGACGCGCTTTCCGGAGTGTAA
- a CDS encoding Smr/MutS family protein: MTRFSKGDRVSVLNDDVDGVVVSVSGRDVTIETTDGFPMILDEKELIPVAGELKIEIGSVGRILKEKEPERRKAVVREKRTGDIPPPEFDLHIEKLVKNHRILSPHDILTMQTETAKRHIEFAIRNRMPRIVLIHGVGDGILRSELEFLLSRYDNVRFHDGNYQKYGSGALEVVFTQK, translated from the coding sequence ATGACCCGGTTCAGTAAAGGCGATCGCGTATCCGTCCTGAATGACGATGTCGACGGCGTGGTCGTTTCCGTGTCGGGTCGCGACGTAACCATTGAAACCACGGATGGTTTTCCCATGATACTTGACGAGAAGGAGCTGATTCCCGTTGCCGGAGAACTGAAAATAGAGATTGGAAGCGTCGGGCGCATCCTCAAAGAAAAGGAACCGGAACGGCGTAAAGCGGTAGTTCGCGAAAAAAGAACCGGCGATATTCCCCCGCCGGAGTTCGATCTTCACATCGAAAAACTGGTGAAGAACCATCGTATTTTATCGCCACATGATATCCTGACCATGCAAACCGAAACCGCGAAACGGCATATCGAATTTGCCATTCGCAACCGAATGCCGCGAATTGTGTTGATACACGGAGTGGGGGATGGCATCCTTCGGTCGGAACTGGAATTTCTGTTATCGCGCTACGACAATGTGCGTTTTCACGACGGGAATTACCAGAAATACGGAAGCGGCGCCCTCGAAGTGGTGTTCACCCAAAAGTAA